TGCATAGCCGGACATGTACAGCACCTTCATGTCCGGCCGCAACCGGGCGGCTTCCTGCGCAAGCTCCCTTCCGCTCATTCCGGGCATGACCATATCCGTGACCAGCAGGTGGATCTCTCCCTGGTGCTCGCCGCAGATCCGCAATGCATCCTTGCCGTTCTCCGCCTGCAGGACCCGGTAGCCGAAACCGCACAACACCCTGGCGACGAGGTT
The genomic region above belongs to Thermodesulfobacteriota bacterium and contains:
- a CDS encoding response regulator, which produces NLVARVLCGFGYRVLQAENGKDALRICGEHQGEIHLLVTDMVMPGMSGRELAQEAARLRPDMKVLYMSGYADQSIGRHGVPDADFLLLQKPFTPGAVARKVREMLDSPG